The Metasolibacillus fluoroglycofenilyticus region TTCCTGATTTTGGGAGTGACTCTGCAATCGAACTTGCATGGATACTCTCATTATAAAAATTATTATAATTGTAATGAACAGATCTAAGTGTTTGTAATTTATCAATCAATTCTGCCGCTAAACTATCTTCATCTTTATATCTAAGTCCATCTACAATTTCTAAAAAGCGTTGGGTAGCTTCCTTTTTATATACTTGAGCATTTTTTCTGTATAAACCAAATTTAGAACCTATTCGGTACTTTACTTCATCTTCAATTCCAACCCAAATCGGTTTCGCTAACAGCTCAATGTTGTCTTTTACGAAATCATCTTGTCGTTCATCACAATATAGTCCATAAAGCGTTAAGATAAAGTCATTAATTCTTTCTTGGGGTTGTTTTAATAAATCTTGAGCTATTACAGTAATATCTTCTTCTGGAATTACAGTCTTACGAATGTTATCTAATAAAGTTTTAATTTGAATTACTGACGTATCAGGTTCTGCGATTATTGCATGTTTTAAACAATGTTCTAATAAAGAAAGCATTTCTGTACCTGTAACATCGTTCTGATTAGGGTGTGCAGAGCTTGCATGATTTCTTAAATAATTTACATGCTCTAACCTATTAAAATTTATATCGCTTAACAAACCAATACGTCTGCAAATCTCTAACAAATCATGATCCGAAATATTTTCAAAATCATCGAATGTATTTAAGTTTTTATACCTGTTATTTAATGTTCCAGCAATTGAATAAAAGTATTGCAAATCAAAATTATTAACCATATTTCTCAAAGCATTGATTGTTTCATTCCATAAAAAGTTTAAAGCACCGTCAAATAAGCCAACTGTTATTGCTACAGTAAACTTTGATAAGTACATTGCCTTAGATCGTTCTGACATAGGTAAAATATCTAGTGTTGATTCTAAAGCAAAAATTACTTTTCTTCTTTCTTCAATCGGTACTAAAACATCTTCTGTGGGCAACCCAATGTAATTCAACATATCTGCTAATGGTTGATTTAATGTTGCAACAGAAGTATCAATTGAATTTGGGGTGTAGCCTTCTTGTATGATATTAAAATTTGATACAGGTGCATATTGTAATTCTTTCTTCCCAGTCAAACATAACCCTCCAAACGCATTTTTTACTACTATTCTACAACAATATTACCAATTTATATAGTTATTAGAACTAAAAAGAGCAGATAAGTCATCTACTAATGATCTATCTGCTTCATACGCTGTTAAATAATCTAACACCGTATTATTGAATTGTATTTAAATGCTATCGACCTCATGTTGTTCATTCAAGGTTACATCTTTAATAATTAGAGTAACTAAATATTTTTACTATCTTTGTATCATTAGCTTTATTGAATACTGGCTTTCATTGCAAAATTCTACAATATGAGCCTTTTATTTAACCACATAAGTATCTGAATACTTATAATAAACTTGCCTTGAATTTTCATAAATCTTACCTGAATAAGAATCCACTCGATAAAGCTCTATTCTCCTACCATCTGGTGAAAATTCAATAGTTTGAATATCCCATTGTTTTTTATCACTATACGTATTAATATCTGAAATTTCAATAGTATTGAAATTAGTTATTTTGTAATCTCTTACTAAACCATTAATTGTACCGTTGAAGGAATCCGTAACAAATTTATTCTCAGTAAAATAGACTAAATCCGAGTAATCCTCCATCAACATATCTTCTTCGCTTACCCAAGAACCTACAATCATTTTTTTTACTTCCTCAGTTGTAAACAGTGGTGTAGTATCTAATGTACTGTAACCAATGAAGTCAACTGGACTGTTAAAATCACTACTTGTAAAGTAAACGCTATTTGTTATATTTTCGTTTATCACTGTATCATAAACCAATTCAAAGAATTCCCCACTCTCTGCAATTCCCTCTTTTGTTGGTTTACCCAACTTTTGTCTAACATCGTCTAGCGTATTGCCAATCATTATTCCATTAAATAAATAAGCATCATTACTTATCTCTAGGCTTTCTAATTTTTGAGAGCTATTTAATGAAACAGACAAGCCATCATAGCTTAAACTTTGACCATCTTCCCATTCATATAAATCCTGAGGTTGCCCAAGTAACGCTATGATTCCTTCTTTATCTAATGAAACTATTTCATGTAAATCTAACGGATTATTTCTTTTTGGTTCCTCATTTTTAGATGTAACTTCTTCATTCGCTACTTCATTTTTATTTTCAGGAGATATTTCATTAGTAACTTCTCCATTCACATCATCGGCTTCATTATTAGCATTGCTACAGCCAGAAATAATGAAAGCAAAAGTAATCGGTAATAACATTTTTCTAAAAAACTTCAAGTAAATCCATCCCTTCATGTACGGTTTATAAATTCAATCATCTTAGAGTTTTTAATGATCGTATTAAATTAAAAAGCTGTGAAATCAAAGCCTGACCTTGATATCACAGCTTTATATAAATTCGTAATCTACTTAGTACATTTTTTACATATCTGTCCCTTGAAACATGTATTGCAGGAGAAATGATCACATGCTGTGCAGGTTCTTAACTCAGAAACAAATTTCTTTTTTAGACAGCATCTGCATTTAGCATGTCCGCTTTCATTGAGCTGATTAGAATTGACCATCGTTCTTCCTCCTGCAATTAATATCCACGTTGTTTTAATACCATTCTTGCAGCTGTTCTTCTGTTTTTAGCAGTTGTTGAATTGCCCGCAGATGTATCAGTAGCAATCCTTTTCAGCTCTTCATCAGAATAAAATTCTAACCTCTCCATCTCAGCTTTCATGCTGTCCTGCTTATCTCTAAGATTGTTAAGACCTTTGTTCATCATATCTCCGAAAAATGACATATAACTTCCCCCAATTTTATTTTTCACTGCCTAACCTACTAAAAAGCATTATCTTATTGTGCCTTTATATGAGTTTCTTTTTAGTATTTTCATAATCCAGCTATAAGAATAATCATATTTCCGTGCTAACTCTTTAGCATTTGTCCCATCAAATTCTTTAATAATTTGCTCGTGCAAAAATTCTTCTGCTAACAGTCGCTTAGGAAAGGTAACATATTGCCCAGCGAAATAGTTGTATACGCATAACGTATTTTTATAGCCAATTAACTCAACAAAATCTTTATATGCTCCATTGAAACAAGAACTATCTAACGTGCTTTTATCTATCGCTTTCTCCCCCCCTATATTTTATTTTCAATATGCCATTTTTCCATTCGATAATCATTTCTATTATCAAATGGACTATCCTAACTAAAAGCCACTTATAGCGGTATCAAATAGCTACTAAAACAGAAAAAGGAGCTGGAGAAGTGTCCTCAGACACCTCTCCAACTCCTAATTTCAACTCTTGTAACACATCGTTATTCAACATGATTTGGATGCTTTCAATCTTACGTGTTTCGTCAATAGTAACTTGGTGTATCAACAAATGTAACAGTCGTTTGCGTTGCTCTCTTGTAAGAGATTGTTTAAATGCTTCATCGAAATTTCCGAATATGACTTTTACCTGTTCATACGTTATTTCTGTAATTGTTGCTCCTCGTAGTTGCTCCTTCAATGGTTCCATAACAATTTTTATTTCATTCATCTGTTGTTTAATAGCTTGGGATTTTTCTATATAATCAGCTTTGGTTATCAACTCATCCATATAGGCTTCCCACGTTTTCTCTAGTTTTCGATTCAACAACACTAATTCATTTTCGCAACGATCATTCTCTTTTTGGATAGGTTCATACATAGATGATTGCTTATCATTAATGCCTACCACTAATTCGTTAATTAACTGCTCATTGTGAAGTAACTCCGCAATTTTATTCAGAACATAAGGGTCAGCATAATCGGTTCGTACACCATTGGAACGACAAGCATTCGTCCCTTTATTTTTCCATGCGCCACATACATAGTATTCTAGGACTCTTTTTTCACCCGACTTGGTACGGTTGGTTGTACGACCTACAACCATTCCTGCCCCACATTGCGGACATCGCATAATGCCTGTTAACGGAAACTCACCATCATGAATTCGATTAGGTTTACATGTACGTTCCTTATAAACCTTTTGAGCAATTTGCCATGTTTCTTCAGAAATAATTGCTTCATGACACCCTTGTACAATGACGGGGTCAGGATTAATATTATTCCGTCTTTTTTCATTCCAATCTCTACGTACGTTATACCGAATATAACCAGCATAGACAGGGTTCGTTACAATTGTCTTTATTGCATTGAGAGAAAATGTTTTGTTCTTCTTTGTACGATATCCAGCTCGGTTAATAAAGTTTGCGATAGCTTTATACCCTTGCCCTGTTGTGTACATGTGAAAAATAGTACGAATAATATGGGCTTCACGCTCATTTATTACAAGAGCTGTGTTTTTCCGTTTTTTATTTTCCCCGTCTACTTCAAGCACATCATAACCAAGAATGTGACCGCCATTCCATTTGCCTTCTTTTGCACGTGCAATCATACCCATTTTTACATTTTCAGCAATATTATTTCGCTCATATTCTGCAATGGCAGCCATCATTTGAAATTGAAGCTTACCTGTTGGTGTTTCTGTTTCATACTTTTCAGTGTACGAACGAAATGCAATGTTCTTACTATTAAATTTCTCCACCATGTTCATTAAGTCCACACTTTTACGAGCTAGTCGATTCATTTTCCAAACGAAAACGACATCAAACTTTTTTTCATCTGCATCTGCTAATAAACGTTGAACTGCTGGACGAGCAGTGATATTTTTCCCACTAATCCCACGGTCGATATATTCATCATAAATGGTGTAGCCTTCTCGCTCACAATATTCCCGTAATACTCGGATTTGTTCGTCTATACTATAGCCTTCTTCTGCCTGTTCGGTCGTAGATACACGAGCATAAATTGCTACCTGTTTACTTGTCACCTCCTTGCTCCTCCCTTCCCTGTAGAATGTATTGCTCACACATTTCAGCGAGTATGAGAATGAGTTCTTTGGATT contains the following coding sequences:
- a CDS encoding Mor transcription activator family protein, which encodes MGGEKAIDKSTLDSSCFNGAYKDFVELIGYKNTLCVYNYFAGQYVTFPKRLLAEEFLHEQIIKEFDGTNAKELARKYDYSYSWIMKILKRNSYKGTIR
- a CDS encoding recombinase family protein — its product is MTSKQVAIYARVSTTEQAEEGYSIDEQIRVLREYCEREGYTIYDEYIDRGISGKNITARPAVQRLLADADEKKFDVVFVWKMNRLARKSVDLMNMVEKFNSKNIAFRSYTEKYETETPTGKLQFQMMAAIAEYERNNIAENVKMGMIARAKEGKWNGGHILGYDVLEVDGENKKRKNTALVINEREAHIIRTIFHMYTTGQGYKAIANFINRAGYRTKKNKTFSLNAIKTIVTNPVYAGYIRYNVRRDWNEKRRNNINPDPVIVQGCHEAIISEETWQIAQKVYKERTCKPNRIHDGEFPLTGIMRCPQCGAGMVVGRTTNRTKSGEKRVLEYYVCGAWKNKGTNACRSNGVRTDYADPYVLNKIAELLHNEQLINELVVGINDKQSSMYEPIQKENDRCENELVLLNRKLEKTWEAYMDELITKADYIEKSQAIKQQMNEIKIVMEPLKEQLRGATITEITYEQVKVIFGNFDEAFKQSLTREQRKRLLHLLIHQVTIDETRKIESIQIMLNNDVLQELKLGVGEVSEDTSPAPFSVLVAI